The Candidatus Thorarchaeota archaeon genome has a segment encoding these proteins:
- a CDS encoding 4Fe-4S binding protein codes for MPRKAKEIAVDGKLCKGCGICISVCPHDVLAQADKVDNRGFYLPVVADLEACVVCHICEMECPDFAIRVIEDT; via the coding sequence GTGCCTCGAAAAGCGAAGGAAATAGCCGTTGACGGTAAGTTGTGCAAAGGATGTGGGATATGTATCTCGGTCTGTCCTCATGATGTTCTTGCACAGGCCGACAAAGTTGATAATAGAGGGTTTTACCTGCCTGTAGTTGCCGATCTCGAAGCTTGCGTTGTATGTCACATATGTGAGATGGAATGCCCTGATTTCGCTATCAGGGTCATCGAAGATACGTGA
- the rplV gene encoding 50S ribosomal protein L22 translates to MPSYRYSIIGIDPDKTAIASGRNMRCSPKQSREVCKAIKGMMLDKAIELLESVIEEKAWIPYRRHKKKRGHHAGMKKWAAGGHPVKASKMILKVLKNAEANADDKGLDIDRLKIVHAATQKGRTYKQFIERAFGRSSPYFEITSHVEIVVEEVA, encoded by the coding sequence ATGCCATCATACCGATATAGCATAATAGGCATTGACCCGGATAAGACCGCCATAGCAAGCGGCAGGAATATGAGATGTTCCCCGAAACAAAGCAGAGAAGTCTGTAAAGCGATCAAAGGCATGATGCTCGATAAGGCAATTGAGCTTCTCGAGAGTGTGATCGAGGAAAAGGCATGGATCCCCTACAGACGACACAAAAAGAAACGCGGTCATCATGCAGGAATGAAGAAGTGGGCTGCAGGAGGCCATCCGGTAAAGGCATCAAAGATGATTCTGAAGGTCCTCAAGAATGCAGAGGCAAACGCCGATGACAAGGGCCTTGATATCGATCGCCTGAAGATTGTACATGCCGCAACCCAGAAGGGCCGGACATACAAACAATTCATTGAACGAGCCTTCGGTCGGAGTTCGCCTTACTTCGAGATCACATCACATGTTGAGATTGTAGTTGAAGAGGTGGCCTAA
- a CDS encoding 30S ribosomal protein S3: MSAVKYFIEQNARRLRIDEFLAMELNSAGYGGVEIRKMPTRTEVIIHASRPGVVIGRRGSKIRELTDILDHDFGIRNVQVEVAEIENPWLSAQVMASRLARQLERGVRFRRMAYWILRRVMRAGALGCEIIVKGKLSSRRARYQKFRQATIAKTGRPAEVFVDEADDIAVLKPGVIGVKVRIMKPDAKLPGVITVKKPKVKKVKERELIKAPEEPTEEEVTEAEAIEEELEGITDIDELRELEELDALDLVEDTPTEPTSSEPVTDTDSTQPAEEPSTEKTAEAEKPVEEGPTDVDLSELDALDKIEGDE; encoded by the coding sequence GTGTCGGCAGTCAAATATTTTATTGAACAAAATGCCCGGCGATTGAGAATTGATGAGTTCTTAGCAATGGAACTCAACTCGGCAGGCTATGGTGGTGTCGAGATTCGCAAGATGCCCACTCGTACCGAGGTCATTATTCATGCCTCTCGACCGGGTGTTGTTATTGGTCGTCGCGGCTCAAAGATTCGTGAGCTCACAGACATCTTGGACCACGACTTTGGCATTCGGAATGTACAGGTGGAAGTTGCAGAAATCGAGAACCCATGGCTCAGCGCGCAGGTGATGGCCTCACGATTGGCACGCCAGCTTGAGCGTGGTGTACGATTTCGTAGGATGGCCTACTGGATTCTGCGTCGTGTCATGCGTGCAGGAGCATTGGGCTGCGAGATTATAGTCAAAGGTAAACTGTCAAGCCGGCGAGCACGTTATCAGAAATTCAGGCAGGCAACTATCGCCAAGACTGGGCGTCCTGCCGAAGTCTTTGTTGATGAGGCTGATGACATTGCGGTTCTCAAACCCGGTGTCATTGGTGTTAAAGTTCGAATTATGAAACCCGATGCTAAACTGCCAGGCGTCATTACGGTCAAGAAACCAAAGGTGAAGAAGGTCAAAGAGCGTGAACTGATCAAGGCCCCTGAAGAACCCACTGAAGAAGAGGTCACAGAGGCTGAGGCTATCGAGGAAGAACTCGAAGGTATCACCGATATCGACGAGCTTCGCGAGCTTGAAGAATTGGACGCCTTGGATCTTGTCGAGGACACTCCCACAGAACCCACATCAAGTGAGCCTGTGACTGATACAGACTCCACACAACCTGCTGAGGAGCCCTCTACGGAGAAGACCGCCGAGGCTGAAAAACCAGTGGAAGAGGGTCCGACCGATGTGGATCTCTCAGAGCTCGACGCACTGGACAAGATTGAAGGAGATGAGTAA
- the rpmC gene encoding 50S ribosomal protein L29: protein MARLTAKDIRSLTDAERKKKLDDLYDELSTVRIQLATGGGTENPYKIRGVRRAIARILTIQRESELEALK, encoded by the coding sequence ATGGCACGACTTACTGCTAAGGACATTCGAAGTCTTACTGATGCCGAGCGTAAGAAAAAGCTCGATGATCTCTATGACGAGCTTTCCACTGTGAGAATACAACTTGCAACTGGTGGTGGCACCGAGAACCCCTACAAGATCCGCGGTGTGCGAAGAGCCATTGCTCGAATTCTCACTATTCAACGCGAATCGGAGTTGGAGGCCCTCAAATGA
- a CDS encoding ribonuclease P protein component 1, whose protein sequence is MTITPESLVKHEITGLHAHIVDARDPGLVCREGTIIGETRNMVYLETLSGLVKVPKSVSVFDMQLPNDTVVRVDGHLLAGRPEDRLKRPIKRRW, encoded by the coding sequence ATGACAATCACACCTGAATCTCTCGTGAAGCATGAGATTACGGGGTTACACGCCCATATCGTTGATGCTCGTGATCCTGGCCTTGTATGCAGAGAGGGTACTATCATCGGGGAAACTCGGAACATGGTCTATCTTGAGACCCTCTCCGGGCTTGTAAAAGTCCCCAAGTCAGTATCTGTATTTGATATGCAATTGCCAAATGATACAGTTGTCAGGGTTGACGGACACCTTCTTGCGGGTCGTCCGGAAGACAGGCTAAAGAGGCCCATCAAGAGGAGATGGTAA
- a CDS encoding 30S ribosomal protein S17 — MSKSKVKVRNIGIPNVTPPEKTCEDPNCPFHGSLPVRGRIMEGVVTSTRMHKACTFQQDYLSLVKKYSRYERRRSKKHAHVPDCMEVRVGDTVRVVECRPLSKTVSCVVIEVKHPEVGQEE; from the coding sequence ATGAGTAAGAGTAAGGTCAAGGTGCGCAATATTGGCATCCCTAATGTAACGCCACCTGAAAAGACATGTGAAGATCCGAACTGCCCCTTCCACGGAAGTCTTCCTGTTCGTGGTCGGATCATGGAGGGAGTGGTCACAAGTACTCGAATGCATAAGGCCTGTACGTTTCAACAGGACTATCTGAGTCTCGTCAAGAAATACTCACGATACGAAAGACGCAGATCAAAAAAGCATGCACATGTTCCCGATTGCATGGAGGTACGGGTTGGAGATACAGTCAGAGTTGTAGAATGCCGCCCACTCAGCAAGACGGTTTCGTGCGTTGTTATTGAAGTGAAACACCCCGAGGTTGGTCAGGAGGAGTAA
- a CDS encoding 50S ribosomal protein L14 encodes MSRKLSRGIRKFIPRMSRGLPIGATLVCADNSGAKELRLITVLGYKGKLRKLGKAGIGDRVNVAVTKGKQELRKQVLTAVIVRQRKAYRRPDGTWMQFEDNAAVLIKPGGEPQGSEMRGPMAREVTLKWPRVAAIASKIV; translated from the coding sequence ATGTCGAGGAAGCTAAGCAGAGGAATTAGAAAGTTCATTCCGAGGATGTCCCGTGGTCTGCCTATTGGTGCCACACTCGTCTGTGCAGACAACTCTGGTGCCAAGGAGCTCAGACTGATCACAGTCCTCGGTTACAAGGGTAAGCTGCGCAAGCTTGGCAAGGCAGGTATAGGTGACAGAGTCAATGTTGCAGTAACCAAAGGCAAGCAGGAATTGAGAAAACAAGTCCTTACAGCAGTCATCGTCCGCCAGCGCAAAGCCTACAGACGACCCGATGGCACATGGATGCAGTTCGAAGACAACGCTGCGGTCCTCATCAAACCAGGTGGTGAACCACAAGGTTCTGAGATGCGCGGTCCAATGGCTCGTGAGGTCACTCTGAAATGGCCCCGTGTAGCAGCCATTGCTTCAAAGATAGTATGA
- the rplX gene encoding 50S ribosomal protein L24 encodes MTKKPSSKSPRKQRRRISPQTPLHTHKKLLRCKLDELLREEYGVRSMVVRKGDLVRIMRGQFRDTEAKVTNVDYRHVRVYVDAATTAKADGKEAPVPLHPSNLMIVKMELDNERKQILQRRAATLMEDE; translated from the coding sequence ATGACAAAAAAGCCGAGTAGCAAGTCTCCCCGCAAGCAGCGACGACGTATATCCCCCCAGACCCCCTTGCACACGCACAAGAAACTGCTCAGGTGTAAACTTGACGAGTTGCTCAGAGAGGAATATGGCGTAAGATCGATGGTTGTCAGAAAGGGCGATCTTGTTCGTATCATGCGTGGTCAATTTCGTGACACTGAGGCTAAGGTGACAAATGTAGACTATAGACATGTTCGAGTCTATGTCGATGCCGCAACTACAGCAAAGGCAGACGGCAAGGAGGCACCAGTTCCTCTGCACCCATCGAACCTCATGATTGTCAAGATGGAACTCGATAATGAACGAAAGCAGATTCTTCAACGCAGAGCTGCTACATTAATGGAGGATGAGTAG
- a CDS encoding 30S ribosomal protein S4e codes for MARRGQKKHLKRLPAPKHWPIQRKHGKFATRVIPGPHPKEESLTLAILLREVLGYAETMREVKSILNSRQILVDGRVRTEPRFPVGVMDVIEITSSGERFRLLPKTRGGLRLVQIDDSEATIKLCRIERKMMVSGGKLQMTLHDGRNILLPEGRNASEFKTLDTIKITVPDQKLLESYPLKEGAYAVITQGKNVGIEGRIIAIERRFGTHASTVTLEDPNGTRVQTALEYVFVVGSDHPEVRLESTGGVAA; via the coding sequence GTGGCGCGACGAGGACAAAAGAAGCATCTCAAACGACTGCCAGCACCTAAACACTGGCCAATTCAACGAAAACATGGTAAGTTTGCGACCCGAGTGATTCCGGGGCCACACCCCAAAGAAGAGTCACTCACTCTCGCTATACTTCTCAGAGAGGTCTTGGGTTACGCCGAGACGATGCGAGAAGTGAAGAGTATCCTCAACTCGCGTCAGATCTTAGTGGATGGCAGAGTGAGAACTGAGCCTCGATTCCCAGTAGGTGTCATGGATGTTATAGAGATCACCTCTTCAGGCGAACGGTTCCGACTTCTACCAAAGACCCGTGGCGGTCTTCGACTTGTTCAGATTGATGATAGCGAGGCGACCATCAAGCTCTGTCGTATAGAGCGAAAGATGATGGTGTCTGGAGGAAAGCTCCAGATGACCCTTCATGATGGTCGTAACATCCTTCTACCTGAGGGTAGAAATGCATCCGAGTTTAAGACACTCGATACGATTAAGATCACAGTTCCCGATCAGAAACTTCTCGAGTCATATCCTCTCAAGGAGGGCGCCTATGCAGTAATCACTCAGGGCAAGAACGTCGGTATCGAGGGGCGAATCATTGCTATTGAGCGACGGTTCGGCACTCATGCCAGTACGGTCACTCTTGAGGATCCAAATGGCACGCGCGTCCAGACAGCACTTGAATACGTCTTTGTTGTGGGCAGCGATCACCCAGAGGTCAGACTTGAGTCAACTGGAGGTGTTGCAGCATGA
- a CDS encoding 50S ribosomal protein L5 — translation MTAVEETLTPHEDVIVKEWEAYPMRRPFISKVIVDMCTGGGEPLKRASTILEQLTGQTPVQSRAKQTIRDFGIRKREAIAVRVTLRHERAKDFLKRALEAKEHVLLIKNWDEDGNFAFGIKEHIDIPGVKYDPQLGIQGMNITVVLERPGFRVKRRRRRKNKVPWRHRLTREESMVFVKNEFGVEILEKERERTYLF, via the coding sequence ATGACCGCTGTAGAAGAGACTCTTACACCCCATGAAGATGTCATTGTCAAGGAATGGGAAGCATATCCCATGCGCCGGCCTTTCATCTCAAAGGTCATTGTCGATATGTGTACAGGCGGTGGAGAACCGTTGAAGCGCGCATCAACTATCCTTGAGCAATTGACGGGGCAGACTCCTGTTCAGAGTCGCGCGAAGCAGACAATTCGTGATTTCGGCATCAGAAAGAGAGAGGCAATCGCAGTCCGTGTGACTCTTCGTCATGAGCGGGCCAAAGACTTTCTCAAGAGAGCATTAGAAGCCAAGGAGCATGTCCTTCTGATCAAGAACTGGGATGAAGACGGTAATTTTGCCTTCGGAATAAAAGAACACATCGATATTCCCGGAGTCAAATATGATCCACAGCTTGGAATTCAAGGCATGAACATAACCGTGGTCTTGGAACGGCCAGGCTTCAGAGTCAAGAGACGCCGTAGACGTAAGAACAAGGTTCCTTGGCGCCATAGGCTTACTCGTGAAGAGAGCATGGTGTTCGTCAAGAACGAGTTTGGAGTCGAGATTCTGGAGAAGGAGCGTGAACGCACGTATCTGTTCTAG
- a CDS encoding 30S ribosomal protein S14, giving the protein MMSSKGRERDKKRKMGKGSRTCTRCGTHRAIIRSYGLNMCRRCFRETAEKMGFRKYR; this is encoded by the coding sequence ATGATGAGTAGTAAAGGACGAGAACGTGATAAGAAGCGCAAGATGGGAAAGGGAAGCAGGACGTGCACCCGGTGTGGAACGCACCGCGCAATCATCCGCTCCTATGGTCTCAACATGTGCCGCCGCTGTTTCAGGGAAACTGCGGAGAAGATGGGATTCCGCAAATACAGGTAG
- a CDS encoding 30S ribosomal protein S8, whose translation MTLLDPLADAMSSIYNSEIIGRSEVVIAPASSLIERVLHVMQIKGYIGEFERIDDGKAGRFRIQLMGRTNKCGVIKPRYPVKRDGFEKFEKRFLPAYNYGILIVTTPQGVMTHEEAKKRGIGGRLLAYVY comes from the coding sequence ATGACGCTACTAGATCCACTGGCTGATGCAATGTCAAGCATCTACAACAGCGAGATCATCGGCAGATCTGAGGTGGTAATCGCACCTGCCTCCAGCCTCATTGAGCGTGTACTGCATGTGATGCAGATAAAAGGCTACATTGGCGAGTTCGAGAGAATCGACGATGGAAAGGCTGGCCGGTTCCGGATTCAACTCATGGGCCGGACCAATAAATGCGGTGTGATCAAACCACGCTACCCTGTCAAACGAGATGGCTTTGAAAAGTTCGAGAAACGATTCCTTCCAGCCTATAACTATGGTATCCTCATTGTTACCACCCCGCAAGGAGTGATGACCCACGAGGAGGCCAAGAAACGCGGGATTGGAGGACGGCTCCTCGCTTACGTGTATTAA
- a CDS encoding 50S ribosomal protein L6, which translates to MPKEALYEKRIEVPSECQVEVDDKTVKVTGPKGTLERVFPEPYTEIRLDGNEIVASTNISRKRTRALVGTIIAHLRNMFIGVVHGYTYEMKIVFSHFPITAEQRGQEIIIKNFIGERGIRKARLIGDVEVKITEDDIIISGINIEHVSQSAANIQLACKIRDKDRRVFLDGIYVIRKRKGEEVKSIV; encoded by the coding sequence ATGCCCAAAGAAGCACTCTATGAGAAGCGTATTGAAGTTCCCAGTGAATGTCAAGTCGAGGTTGATGATAAGACAGTGAAAGTGACTGGGCCAAAGGGCACCCTTGAGAGGGTTTTCCCTGAGCCTTACACCGAGATCCGTCTTGACGGGAATGAGATAGTGGCCTCCACAAATATCTCACGTAAACGCACACGTGCCCTAGTCGGTACGATCATTGCACATCTTAGAAACATGTTCATCGGTGTAGTTCATGGGTACACCTATGAGATGAAGATTGTGTTCTCACACTTCCCAATCACTGCGGAACAGCGTGGTCAAGAGATCATTATCAAGAATTTCATCGGTGAACGAGGAATACGAAAGGCCCGCCTCATTGGCGATGTGGAAGTGAAGATTACGGAGGATGATATCATCATCAGCGGGATCAACATTGAACACGTCTCCCAGAGCGCGGCGAATATCCAGCTCGCCTGCAAGATTCGTGACAAAGACCGCCGAGTCTTCTTGGATGGTATCTATGTCATCCGGAAACGGAAGGGCGAGGAAGTAAAGTCCATTGTATAA
- a CDS encoding 50S ribosomal protein L32e yields the protein MSEKSKTTKSKTKKTEDTPKEPKKTTTKKTTTKKTTTKKTTTKKTTAKKAEAAPKSKTSSKKTTTKKKTTAKKSEAKEEKPKAAKKKTTAKKSEAKEEKPKAAKKKTTTKKSTKAEAAKPKKAPAKKTKAKEEKPKAAAKKTTAKAKTTTKTKPKKKASAKAKPKAKPKGPLTREMVLKSREFRIAQAMRHRQPAFRHDQAHRWIRVKDSWRKVRGIDSPTRQKRRGRIAMVEAGFRKPKLVRGLHPSGFVEVLVYRPADLDGLNPDIHAVRIARTVGSRKRQDIIKKAETMMIRVLNAGTPESIMEEDLFTELDGIDMEVGTR from the coding sequence ATGTCAGAGAAGTCGAAGACGACCAAGTCAAAGACGAAGAAGACCGAAGACACTCCAAAGGAGCCAAAGAAGACAACCACCAAGAAGACAACCACCAAGAAGACAACCACCAAGAAGACAACCACCAAGAAGACGACCGCGAAGAAGGCCGAGGCGGCTCCAAAGAGCAAGACGTCCTCCAAGAAGACGACTACCAAGAAGAAGACGACTGCAAAGAAGTCTGAGGCAAAGGAAGAGAAGCCAAAGGCGGCCAAGAAGAAGACGACTGCAAAGAAGTCTGAGGCAAAGGAAGAGAAGCCAAAGGCGGCCAAGAAGAAGACGACTACCAAAAAGTCAACCAAGGCAGAGGCTGCAAAACCAAAGAAGGCCCCCGCAAAGAAGACAAAGGCCAAGGAAGAGAAGCCAAAGGCGGCAGCCAAAAAGACAACAGCCAAGGCAAAGACCACAACCAAGACCAAGCCGAAAAAGAAGGCTTCCGCCAAGGCAAAGCCTAAGGCTAAACCCAAGGGCCCGCTCACACGTGAGATGGTCCTCAAGTCAAGAGAATTTCGTATTGCTCAGGCAATGCGCCATCGACAGCCCGCTTTCAGACATGATCAAGCACACCGCTGGATTCGTGTCAAAGACTCGTGGCGTAAGGTTCGAGGAATAGACAGTCCTACTCGGCAGAAGCGTCGCGGCCGTATCGCTATGGTCGAGGCCGGATTCCGCAAGCCCAAACTGGTCAGGGGCCTCCACCCCTCAGGTTTCGTTGAAGTGCTTGTGTACAGACCTGCCGATCTTGATGGTCTCAATCCTGATATCCATGCAGTCCGAATTGCTAGGACCGTGGGAAGTCGTAAGCGTCAAGATATCATCAAGAAGGCTGAGACCATGATGATTCGGGTGCTCAATGCTGGTACTCCGGAGAGCATCATGGAAGAAGACCTCTTTACAGAGCTAGATGGCATTGACATGGAGGTCGGAACACGATGA
- a CDS encoding 50S ribosomal protein L19e — protein MKLSTQKRLAAQVMKVGRSRVWIDPEFIDEVSLAITKEDIRRLIDEGAIQRHQKKGVSRGRARYVMRQKRKGQRKGPGHRKGKATAKLSGKERWMRKIRPMRHELRRLRDEGRITRSTYRELYLKAKGNAFRNTAHLKTYIAEHKLEVSK, from the coding sequence ATGAAATTGAGTACACAGAAGCGACTTGCTGCACAGGTCATGAAAGTAGGCAGGTCTCGTGTCTGGATAGATCCAGAGTTTATCGATGAAGTATCTCTTGCAATTACAAAAGAGGACATTCGTCGGCTTATTGATGAGGGTGCAATTCAAAGGCATCAAAAGAAAGGTGTCAGTCGAGGCCGTGCCCGTTATGTGATGCGACAAAAACGGAAAGGGCAGCGAAAGGGGCCTGGTCATCGAAAAGGCAAGGCCACTGCAAAGCTCTCCGGTAAGGAACGCTGGATGCGCAAGATCCGACCCATGCGACATGAGCTCAGACGACTTCGTGATGAGGGACGGATCACTCGGAGCACCTACCGCGAGCTTTACCTCAAGGCAAAGGGCAATGCTTTCCGTAACACAGCGCACCTCAAGACCTACATTGCGGAACACAAGTTGGAGGTGTCCAAGTAA
- a CDS encoding 30S ribosomal protein S5 has protein sequence MSKQRRRRTPRSDYDPLQDWVPKTSLGRMVKEGHINSLEEIFLNNFRIREPEVVDVLFPDLRQEVVDVTMVQRQSDSGQQKSFRVTVVVGNGEGVIGIGVGKAPEFVPAVRAAESRAKLNITVFRRGCGSWECRCGEPHSIPFQVSGRSGSVKVTLRPAPKGTGLVTADVGKIVLRIAGLNDVWSITKGRSRTSSNFAKAFVNALSKTYKMLPPQEWTTPGVYE, from the coding sequence ATGAGTAAACAGAGAAGACGACGCACACCCCGATCCGACTATGACCCACTTCAAGACTGGGTTCCAAAGACCAGTCTCGGCCGCATGGTCAAAGAGGGTCACATTAACTCTCTTGAAGAGATATTCCTGAACAACTTCCGCATTCGTGAGCCAGAGGTTGTGGATGTTCTCTTTCCCGATCTTCGGCAGGAAGTTGTCGATGTGACTATGGTCCAGCGACAGTCGGATAGTGGTCAGCAAAAGAGTTTCAGGGTCACGGTCGTTGTCGGAAACGGTGAGGGCGTTATAGGTATAGGTGTTGGAAAGGCACCAGAATTCGTTCCTGCTGTCCGTGCGGCCGAATCGCGAGCGAAACTCAATATTACTGTCTTCAGACGTGGTTGCGGCTCTTGGGAATGCCGTTGTGGCGAACCCCACAGTATACCCTTCCAAGTATCTGGGCGTTCAGGTTCTGTAAAGGTCACGCTTCGTCCTGCACCTAAGGGTACTGGACTTGTGACGGCAGACGTGGGCAAGATCGTGCTCCGTATCGCCGGACTTAATGATGTCTGGTCAATCACAAAGGGACGATCACGCACATCCTCCAACTTTGCAAAGGCATTCGTCAATGCATTGTCCAAGACTTACAAGATGCTGCCACCTCAAGAATGGACCACACCAGGAGTGTATGAGTAA
- a CDS encoding 50S ribosomal protein L30 — MSAEEPVVLAIRLRGTVSVRPQIEDTLNKLHLVRLHHAVILKLTPSLRGMITKSKDYITWGEVDAETAELLLTKRGRLPGGERLTDAYVKKHSDYSSIKAFAKDLAAGKASVKDVEGLKPVFRLTPPTGGFKGKRHLPVGMGGVNGYRGKGINEFAKKMI; from the coding sequence ATGAGTGCAGAAGAGCCAGTAGTTCTTGCAATTCGACTACGTGGGACCGTCAGTGTACGCCCTCAGATCGAAGACACACTCAACAAGCTACATCTTGTTCGGCTTCATCATGCGGTAATCCTCAAGCTCACGCCAAGTCTGCGTGGGATGATCACGAAATCAAAGGATTATATCACATGGGGCGAAGTTGATGCGGAAACCGCTGAACTGCTTCTTACAAAGCGAGGACGCTTGCCCGGTGGCGAACGCCTCACAGATGCATATGTGAAGAAGCATTCTGACTACAGCAGTATCAAGGCCTTTGCAAAAGATCTTGCAGCGGGCAAAGCAAGTGTCAAGGATGTTGAGGGTCTCAAACCCGTATTTCGGCTCACCCCTCCAACAGGAGGCTTCAAAGGCAAACGCCATCTGCCGGTTGGAATGGGCGGAGTCAATGGCTATAGAGGTAAGGGTATAAACGAATTTGCTAAGAAGATGATATGA
- a CDS encoding Hsp20/alpha crystallin family protein: MSWDDPFDDSDDPRKALRKWFGDFLPDEVFQNLEEMMDQIFREVAEGGVFDPKRMDDLMRTSGNISPFVFGFSVKVGPDGKPVIQRFGNRPAPDGPRMTPELEPLVDVIEENDEIIVVAELPGVEHDQVKVKVKGKTLTIDVTNPERPYHKSIELPKKVKKEQAKSAMRNGVLEVRLKKA, encoded by the coding sequence ATGTCATGGGACGACCCATTTGATGATTCGGATGATCCGCGAAAGGCCCTGCGTAAATGGTTCGGGGACTTTCTTCCAGACGAGGTCTTCCAGAATCTAGAAGAGATGATGGACCAGATCTTTCGAGAGGTGGCAGAGGGTGGTGTCTTTGATCCCAAACGCATGGACGATCTCATGCGAACCTCGGGCAACATCAGCCCCTTTGTCTTTGGGTTCTCTGTCAAGGTCGGCCCAGATGGCAAGCCTGTAATTCAGCGATTCGGAAATAGGCCTGCACCCGACGGGCCTAGAATGACTCCCGAGCTGGAACCACTTGTTGATGTGATTGAAGAAAACGATGAGATCATAGTGGTTGCTGAGCTACCCGGTGTCGAACACGATCAGGTCAAAGTCAAGGTCAAAGGGAAGACGCTGACCATTGATGTGACAAATCCTGAACGACCTTACCACAAGAGTATCGAATTGCCAAAGAAAGTCAAGAAAGAACAGGCCAAGTCCGCCATGAGAAATGGAGTATTAGAAGTCCGTCTAAAGAAGGCATAG
- a CDS encoding 50S ribosomal protein L15: MQNRRPKRITKLRGRRTAGYGRIKGHRASGQRGGKGNAGSKKHHYIKVMMENPRYFGKWGFKRPARLVEEVRILNIGEIDQKVDRYVDRGIASKKGARYVVDVSKLGVDKILGGGKVKHKLDLIGVKAISESARTKVTEVGGTLDLPAA; this comes from the coding sequence ATGCAAAATCGAAGACCAAAACGAATCACAAAGCTGAGAGGGCGAAGAACCGCAGGTTACGGCCGTATCAAGGGTCATCGCGCCTCTGGTCAACGTGGTGGTAAGGGCAATGCAGGCTCTAAGAAGCACCACTACATTAAGGTCATGATGGAGAATCCCCGATACTTCGGCAAATGGGGGTTCAAACGCCCTGCAAGGCTCGTTGAGGAGGTTCGAATCCTCAATATCGGTGAGATCGACCAAAAAGTCGACCGATACGTAGACCGCGGAATTGCAAGCAAGAAGGGCGCCCGATATGTTGTTGATGTTTCCAAGCTAGGAGTCGATAAGATTCTTGGTGGAGGAAAGGTCAAACACAAGCTGGACCTGATAGGTGTGAAGGCTATCAGCGAGAGTGCGAGAACTAAGGTCACCGAGGTCGGTGGAACATTAGATCTCCCAGCCGCTTGA